From the Amphiura filiformis unplaced genomic scaffold, Afil_fr2py scaffold_74, whole genome shotgun sequence genome, one window contains:
- the LOC140144713 gene encoding ectonucleotide pyrophosphatase/phosphodiesterase family member 5-like, producing MFIVIFSAILVSMATSAPADDGVHPFHPGKVLFISFDGFRWDYLTRTDTPNFDWLIANGVTSDHVTSSFLTKTFPVHYTLVTGLYQESHGFVGNDMYDPELNVQWSIKSQIKDATWWDGGEPIWVTNQKQGFQSGVFQFPGMDLPIGGHKPTYHLPKYNGDLSNYDVINLIIPLFANNSINLGVLYFATVEHAGHRHGPESIEMIPAIQESDRTMGYLITKLNKIGILNDINIIVASDHGMTSVSNDNIIRLGDYINSDLCRFIDNNPVYGIWPYDDNNIETIYQLLVNANPHMTVYKKADIPERFHYKRHRRIPPIIAIADEHWHIMVGNETSWYKGNHGYDNSLQSMQTLFVAHGPAFKKGYHAKTFTAVEYYPMICYILGIKPAPNNGSLASVMAMFASPGSGSIFHILLPGIIGVCAWLLYAFVQYKITTTTVRPHIETRKSGKKGL from the exons ATGTTTATTGTCATTTTCAGTGCAATACTAGTTTCTATGGCAACCTCTGCACCTGCCGATGATGGCGTACATCCATTTCATCCTGGCAAGGTGCTCTTCATATCATTTGATGGTTTTAGATGGGACTACCTCACACGTACTGATACGCCTAATTTTGATTGGCTAATCGCAAATGGCGTTACCTCAGATCATGTCACCAGCTCGTTTCTAACCAAAACGTTTCCTGTGCATTACACCCTAGTTACCGGTTTATATCAAGAATCTCATGGATTCGTTGGAAACGATATGTACGATCCGGAATTAAATGTTCAGTGGTCTATAAAGAGTCAGATAAAAGACGCCACCTGGTGGGACGGTGGAGAACCGATATGggtgaccaatcagaagcaagGATTTCAAAGTGGTGTTTTTCAATTTCCAGGAATGGACTTACCGATAGGTGGACATAAACCAACCTATCACTTGCCAAAATATAACGGTGATTTATCCAATTATGATGTTATTAACCTCATCATTCCTCTCTTTGCCAACAACTCGATAAATCTTGGTGTTCTATACTTCGCAACGGTGGAACATGCGGGGCATCGACACGGTCCTGAATCCATTGAAATGATTCCGGCGATTCAAGAAAGTGATCGAACCATGGGGTATTTGATCACAAAATTGAACAAGATTGGAATCCTTAATGACATCAACATTATTGTGGCATCAGATCACGGAATGACGTCGGTATCAAACGATAACATCATCAGATTAGGAGATTACATTAATTCTGATCTGTGCAGATTTATTGATAATAATCCAGTCTATGGAATTTGGCCATATGATG ATAATAACATAGAGACCATCTATCAACTGTTGGTGAATGCAAACCCTCATATGACAGTTTACAAGAAGGCTGATATACCTGAGAGATTCCACTATAAACGCCATCGTCGCATCCCACCGATTATTGCCATTGCTGATGAACACTGGCATATAATGGTTGGCAATGAGACCTCAT GGTACAAGGGTAACCATGGATATGACAACAGCCTACAATCTATGCAGACACTTTTTGTAGCTCATGGACCAGCCTTCAAGAAGGGTTACCATGCCAAAACATTCACCGCTGTAGAGTACTACCCAATGATATGTTACATCCTGGGAATCAAACCTGCTCCCAACAATGGCTCCCTAGCATCAGTCATGGCAATGTTTGCTTCACCAGGTTCGGGGTCTATTTTTCATATCTTGCTACCGGGTATTATTGGCGTGTGTGCATGGTTACTCTATGCTTTTGTGCAGTACAAAATAACAACAACTACAGTACGACCGCATATAGAAACTCGGAAGAGTGGAAAGAAAGGTCTCTGA